A single genomic interval of Cupriavidus necator harbors:
- a CDS encoding MarR family winged helix-turn-helix transcriptional regulator, which yields MPEADPAKELLWARPGFLVRRLHQIHVAMFFEECKSPNITPVQYAILTVLSVLPGLDQTSLGQEVGLDRTTTADVVRRLEERGLVERRDNPADRRTRHVHLTREGKSVVTALRGDMARAQERMLAPLKPAQREVFMDLLATLVEANNQYSRTVLRSM from the coding sequence ATGCCGGAAGCCGATCCGGCAAAGGAATTGCTCTGGGCCCGCCCGGGGTTCCTGGTGCGGCGCTTGCACCAGATCCACGTCGCGATGTTCTTCGAGGAGTGCAAGTCGCCCAATATCACGCCCGTGCAATATGCCATCCTGACGGTGCTGTCGGTGCTGCCGGGATTGGACCAGACTTCGCTCGGGCAGGAGGTCGGCCTGGACCGGACCACGACCGCCGACGTCGTGCGCCGGCTCGAGGAGCGCGGGCTGGTAGAGCGCCGCGACAACCCCGCCGACCGGCGCACCCGCCACGTCCACCTGACGCGGGAAGGCAAGAGCGTGGTCACGGCGCTGCGTGGCGACATGGCGCGTGCGCAGGAGCGCATGCTGGCGCCGCTGAAGCCCGCCCAGCGCGAAGTGTTCATGGACCTGCTGGCGACGCTGGTGGAAGCCAACAACCAGTACAGCCGCACCGTGCTGCGCAGCATGTGA
- a CDS encoding nucleoside deaminase, with amino-acid sequence MSTTEAYLLDSIRLAMENVRERNTWPFGAVVVRDGEVLARAVNQVDATCDPSAHAEMQAVRAASRALGKPDLSGCTVYASGYPCSMCLSAMYLAGVKAVYYAYSNEDGEPYDLSAERGYIELARPLEQREMTLAYVPARDEGIDLYEAWREQQDR; translated from the coding sequence GTGTCCACGACAGAAGCCTATCTGCTTGATTCCATCCGCCTCGCCATGGAGAACGTGCGCGAACGCAATACCTGGCCCTTTGGCGCCGTGGTCGTCAGGGACGGCGAGGTGCTGGCCCGCGCGGTCAACCAGGTAGACGCCACCTGCGACCCGAGTGCACACGCCGAAATGCAGGCCGTGCGCGCCGCCAGCCGGGCACTGGGCAAGCCGGACCTGAGCGGCTGCACGGTGTACGCCAGCGGCTACCCCTGCTCGATGTGCCTGTCGGCAATGTATCTGGCCGGCGTGAAGGCGGTCTACTACGCCTACTCCAATGAAGACGGCGAACCCTACGACCTGTCCGCGGAGCGCGGTTATATCGAGCTGGCCCGGCCGCTGGAGCAACGGGAGATGACGCTGGCCTATGTACCGGCGCGCGACGAGGGCATCGACCTGTACGAGGCGTGGCGCGAGCAGCAGGACCGATAG
- a CDS encoding ankyrin repeat domain-containing protein has translation MLVARLSICLALVIAMLISTPAAAAGGPPEQQLREAAASGNAAQVTALLGQGASIDDRDAQGRTALLLATHHNRVQAARVLVDAGADVNAKDAIHDSPYLYAGARGYNEILRLTLAHGADLRSTNRYGGTALIPAAERGHVETVRTLIAAGVAVNHVNKLKWTALLEAIILGNGGQAHTEIVRLLVKAGADVNLADGDGVSPLQHARQRGYTQIEQILSAAGAR, from the coding sequence ATGCTGGTGGCGCGCCTGTCCATCTGCCTTGCCCTGGTCATTGCCATGCTGATATCCACCCCAGCCGCCGCCGCCGGCGGCCCGCCCGAACAACAGTTGCGCGAGGCCGCGGCCAGCGGCAACGCCGCGCAGGTCACCGCACTGCTTGGCCAGGGCGCCAGCATCGATGACCGCGATGCGCAGGGACGCACGGCGCTGCTGCTGGCCACGCACCACAACCGCGTGCAGGCGGCCAGGGTCCTGGTCGATGCCGGCGCCGACGTGAACGCGAAAGATGCCATCCACGACAGCCCCTACCTGTACGCCGGCGCGCGCGGCTACAACGAAATCCTGCGCCTGACGCTGGCCCATGGCGCGGACCTGCGCAGCACCAACCGCTACGGCGGCACCGCGCTGATTCCCGCCGCCGAGCGCGGCCATGTCGAGACCGTGCGCACGCTGATCGCGGCCGGCGTGGCGGTGAACCATGTCAACAAGCTCAAGTGGACGGCCCTGCTGGAGGCCATCATCCTTGGCAACGGCGGGCAGGCCCATACCGAGATCGTGCGCCTGCTGGTCAAGGCGGGCGCCGACGTGAACCTGGCCGACGGCGACGGCGTGTCGCCGCTGCAGCATGCGCGCCAGCGCGGCTATACGCAGATCGAACAGATTCTCAGCGCCGCCGGCGCACGCTGA
- a CDS encoding NAD(P)/FAD-dependent oxidoreductase, with amino-acid sequence MPQDTPILIVGAGQAGAMAAAELRRLGHRGRIVMAGGERHAPYERPPLSKSVLADAAQDGKIGVHPAGFYAGQEIELRLGTTVTALDPAHSVAHCADGEAIRYAACLLATGGNARVLPTLPPGTPRVHYLRTLDDAARLRDAMQRAREVIVIGGGFLGLETASTAAGLGLRVTLIESADRLLGRALPPELGSWLAQRVLAQGVELRLGCGIAALVPQADGVQVRLADGAALQAPLVVVAIGLTPEVALGAAAGLALDPANGGIQVDQQGRTSAAGIYAAGDCCSQYQPRLGAHMRLESWQSANEQARIAAAAMLGVQTEPAAMPWFWTDQFGCNVQMLGAATPDTRYAWRGIAASDAPCPRFMLLGTRHGRLSHAIAINAGGDLRPLRALFGHAVEDLLPRLCDDAMPLRQLVRDLPTAAASPTTL; translated from the coding sequence ATGCCACAAGACACGCCCATCCTGATTGTCGGCGCCGGCCAGGCAGGCGCGATGGCCGCTGCCGAACTGCGCAGGCTCGGCCATCGCGGCCGCATCGTCATGGCCGGCGGCGAACGCCATGCACCGTACGAACGCCCGCCGCTGTCCAAGTCCGTGCTCGCCGATGCCGCGCAGGACGGCAAGATCGGCGTGCACCCCGCCGGCTTCTATGCCGGGCAGGAGATCGAGCTGCGGCTTGGCACCACGGTCACCGCGCTGGACCCCGCGCACAGCGTGGCGCACTGCGCCGATGGCGAGGCCATTCGCTACGCCGCCTGCCTGCTCGCCACAGGCGGCAATGCGCGCGTCCTGCCTACGCTTCCCCCGGGCACGCCCCGCGTGCACTACCTGCGCACGCTCGACGACGCCGCCCGCCTGCGCGATGCCATGCAGCGCGCGCGCGAAGTGATCGTGATCGGCGGCGGCTTCCTTGGCCTGGAAACGGCCTCGACCGCGGCCGGCCTCGGCCTCCGGGTCACGCTGATCGAAAGCGCCGACCGGCTGCTCGGCCGCGCGCTGCCGCCTGAGCTTGGCAGCTGGCTGGCGCAGCGCGTGCTTGCGCAAGGCGTCGAGCTGCGGCTCGGCTGCGGCATCGCGGCCCTGGTGCCGCAGGCCGATGGCGTGCAGGTCAGGCTTGCGGACGGCGCGGCGTTGCAGGCGCCGCTGGTGGTGGTCGCGATCGGGCTGACGCCCGAGGTGGCGCTCGGCGCCGCCGCCGGCCTGGCGCTGGACCCCGCCAACGGCGGCATCCAGGTCGACCAGCAGGGCCGCACCAGCGCGGCCGGCATCTATGCCGCGGGCGACTGCTGCAGCCAGTACCAGCCCCGGCTCGGCGCCCACATGCGGCTGGAGTCCTGGCAAAGCGCCAACGAGCAGGCGCGCATCGCCGCCGCCGCCATGCTGGGCGTGCAGACCGAACCCGCGGCGATGCCGTGGTTCTGGACCGACCAGTTCGGCTGCAACGTGCAGATGCTCGGCGCGGCCACTCCCGATACCCGCTATGCCTGGCGCGGCATCGCCGCCAGCGACGCGCCCTGCCCCAGGTTCATGCTGCTCGGCACCCGGCACGGCCGGCTCAGCCACGCCATCGCCATCAATGCCGGCGGCGACCTGCGGCCGCTGCGCGCGCTCTTCGGCCATGCCGTCGAAGACCTGCTGCCACGGCTGTGCGATGACGCCATGCCGCTGCGACAGCTGGTGCGCGACCTCCCTACGGCAGCGGCCAGCCCCACTACACTCTGA
- a CDS encoding aromatic-ring-hydroxylating dioxygenase subunit beta, giving the protein MNYSLYRESALGTARAIELRLEIEAFHAEYCAVLDAGLVEQWPRFFTEDALYRITARENAERNLPVGLVYAEGVGMMRDRAAAIANTQMFAPRYNLHLVTNTRVSDETADGDIVAQANYMLLQTLVEGPTTIHLAGTYYDRFRRQGGSLLLRERQVVYDTTIIANDLVYPV; this is encoded by the coding sequence ATGAACTATTCCCTCTATCGCGAGAGCGCCCTCGGCACCGCGCGCGCCATTGAACTGCGACTGGAGATCGAGGCCTTCCACGCGGAATACTGCGCGGTGCTCGACGCCGGCCTGGTGGAGCAATGGCCCCGCTTCTTCACCGAGGATGCGCTCTACCGGATCACCGCGCGCGAGAATGCCGAGCGCAACCTGCCGGTGGGGCTGGTCTACGCCGAAGGGGTGGGCATGATGCGCGACCGCGCCGCTGCGATTGCCAATACCCAGATGTTCGCGCCGCGCTACAACCTGCACCTGGTGACCAACACGCGGGTCAGCGACGAAACCGCGGACGGCGATATCGTGGCACAGGCCAACTACATGCTGCTGCAGACACTGGTGGAGGGCCCCACCACGATCCACCTGGCGGGGACCTACTACGACCGCTTCCGCCGCCAGGGTGGCAGCCTGCTGCTGCGCGAGCGGCAGGTTGTCTACGACACCACCATCATCGCCAACGACCTGGTCTACCCGGTCTAG
- a CDS encoding aromatic ring-hydroxylating dioxygenase subunit alpha: protein MYQTQAVIQHTLGKKDAGLADCRWPEDSLHYIPDWVYTSKEVHDLELQKIFRGRSWNYVALEAEIPNAGDYKRSYVGATPVVVSRAEDGSVNVFENRCAHRGAEFCRHSQGNAKEFVCPYHQWSYDLKGNLQGVPFKRGVNRAGGMPRDFRNEDHGLVKLNVATRNGVIFASYAADMESLEDYLTPEILKDFDIVFNGKPLKVLGYYKNELPCNWKMYHENLKDPYHATLLHSFLVVFGLLVAGNESAMIADPVHGRHGTMASAKKEDKYAAVSDENKKEMRSYHEGMRLEDERFLEYVKEFDSPWSVTMQTIWPNLIVQREMNTLGVRQIVPNGPDSMLMLWTMFGYEDDTEEMTQHRLRQGNLMGPAGFLGLEDNEAMKFVQEGVRRSSSDLNVLKLDPDQVGTSNSLISESAIRAMYQYYRGVMGF from the coding sequence ATGTACCAGACACAAGCTGTGATCCAGCACACGCTGGGCAAGAAAGACGCCGGCCTGGCCGACTGCCGTTGGCCCGAAGACAGCCTGCACTACATCCCGGACTGGGTCTACACCAGCAAGGAGGTGCATGACCTCGAGCTGCAGAAGATCTTTCGCGGACGCTCCTGGAACTACGTCGCGCTCGAAGCGGAGATCCCCAACGCCGGCGACTACAAGCGCTCCTATGTCGGCGCGACGCCGGTGGTGGTGTCGCGCGCCGAAGACGGCTCGGTCAACGTCTTCGAAAATCGCTGCGCGCACCGCGGCGCCGAGTTCTGCCGCCACAGCCAGGGCAATGCAAAGGAATTCGTCTGCCCCTATCACCAGTGGTCCTACGACCTCAAGGGCAACCTGCAGGGCGTTCCGTTCAAGCGCGGCGTCAATCGCGCGGGTGGCATGCCCAGGGACTTCCGCAACGAGGACCACGGCCTGGTCAAGCTGAACGTGGCCACGCGCAACGGCGTGATCTTCGCCTCGTACGCGGCGGACATGGAAAGCCTGGAAGACTACCTGACGCCGGAGATCCTCAAGGACTTCGACATCGTCTTCAACGGCAAGCCGCTCAAGGTGCTCGGGTACTACAAGAACGAACTTCCGTGCAACTGGAAGATGTACCACGAGAACCTCAAGGACCCGTACCACGCCACGTTGCTGCACTCCTTCCTGGTGGTGTTCGGACTGCTGGTGGCGGGCAACGAAAGCGCCATGATCGCCGATCCCGTGCACGGGCGGCACGGCACCATGGCGTCGGCGAAGAAGGAAGACAAGTACGCGGCCGTCAGCGACGAGAACAAGAAGGAGATGCGCTCATACCATGAAGGCATGCGTCTGGAGGACGAACGCTTCCTGGAATATGTGAAAGAGTTCGATTCGCCTTGGTCGGTGACGATGCAGACGATCTGGCCGAACCTGATCGTGCAGCGCGAAATGAACACCCTCGGCGTGCGCCAGATCGTGCCCAACGGGCCGGACAGCATGCTGATGCTGTGGACCATGTTCGGCTACGAGGATGATACCGAGGAGATGACGCAGCACCGCCTGCGCCAAGGCAACCTGATGGGCCCCGCTGGCTTCCTGGGGCTGGAAGACAACGAGGCGATGAAGTTCGTGCAGGAAGGCGTGCGCCGCTCCAGCAGCGACCTCAATGTGCTCAAGCTGGACCCGGACCAGGTCGGCACCTCCAACTCCCTGATCTCCGAATCCGCCATCCGTGCGATGTACCAGTACTACCGCGGCGTGATGGGGTTCTGA
- a CDS encoding non-heme iron oxygenase ferredoxin subunit — protein MAWIEIDAAHGLRNDEVMPLTLGDRQLAVYRSDDQYFVTDNVCTHQYALLSDGYLEDGCIECPLHQARFDIRSGKAMCAPATSDIRTYPVKFEDSRVWVEL, from the coding sequence ATGGCATGGATTGAAATCGACGCCGCCCACGGCCTGCGGAACGACGAGGTAATGCCGCTCACGCTGGGGGACCGCCAGCTCGCCGTCTATCGCAGCGACGACCAGTACTTCGTCACCGACAACGTCTGCACGCACCAGTACGCGCTGCTGTCCGACGGCTACCTGGAAGACGGCTGCATCGAGTGCCCGCTGCACCAGGCCCGCTTCGACATCCGCTCCGGCAAGGCGATGTGCGCGCCTGCCACCAGCGACATCCGCACCTACCCGGTCAAGTTCGAAGACAGCCGGGTGTGGGTCGAGCTTTGA